A segment of the Sphingopyxis sp. OAS728 genome:
TCGCGGGTCTCGGCTATCAAAAGGGCTTCGGCGGGCATTTCCACAACGATAACAGCCTCGCCGTCTTTCGCGACATTCCGGGCGTCATCCTCGCGGTGCCGTCGAATGGGCGCGATGCGGTCGCGATGCTCCGCGAATGCGTGCGGCTCGCGCGCGAGGAACAGCGCGTCGTCGTCTTCGTCGAGCCGATCGCGCTCTACATGACCCGCGACCTGCACGAAGAGGGCGATGGCCTGTGGACGAGCGTCTATGAAGCCCCCGGCGACGGCGCACCGATCCACTTCGGCGACGTTGGGGTGCATGGCAATGGCACCGACCTCGCGATCGTCACCTATGGCAACGGCTATTACTACTCACGGCAGGCCGAAAAATTGCTCGCCGCCGATGGCGTCAAAGCGCGCGTCATCGACCTGCGCTGGCTCGGCCCGGTCGACGAGGACAAGCTCGTCGCCGCGGTGGGCGATGCGGGGCGCATCCTGATCGTCGACGAATGCCGCATCACCGGATCGCAGAGCGAGGCGCTGATGGCGACCTTCGTCGAGCGCACGCCGGACAAGAAATTGAAGCGCATCGCCGCCGACGACAGCTTCATCCCGCTAGGCAAAGCCGCGACGCTGACCTTGCCGAGCCGCGATTCGATCTATGCCGCCGCGAAGGAGCTTCTGGCATGAGCGCGCGCAAGACCGCGCTCGTCGTGGCGCCGGGCCGCGGTACCTATGGCAAGGGCGAGCTTGGCAGCATCGCGCGGCTGCACGGCGCGCGCTTCGGCGACCTCATCGCCAATTTCGACGCCCAGCGCCGCGAGCGCGGCCAGCCGACGGTGAGCGAACTCGACGGCGCCGACCGCTTCAGCGTCGCGACGCACATGCGCGGCGATGTCGCGGCGCCGCTGATCTACGCCGCGACCGCGCTCGACTTTCTCAGCATCGATCGCGACGCCTATGACATCGTCGCGGTCGCCGGCAATTCGATGGGCTGGTATAGCGCGCTCGCGCTCGGCGGCGCGGTGTCGGTCGAGGATGGTTTCCGCATCAGCAATGCGATGGGGCTCAACAGCCAGACGCACGGGCCCGGCGGGCAGATCTTGCTGCAGGTTGTCGATGAGGATTGGCGCGCCGTCCCCGGCCTCCGCGAAAGCCTGCTAGCACTCGTCGCCGATATCGGCTCGCGCCCCGGCCACGCGCTGGCGCTCTCGATCGATCTTGCCGGCATGCTCGTGCTCGCGGGCAATGAGGAGGGCCTCGCCGCCCTGCTTGCCGAAGCGCCGCCGACCCCCGGGCGCGACCCGCTCCGTCTCGCGGGCCACGGGCCGTTCCACACCCCGCTGATGTTCGGCAGTTCGGACAAGGCGATGGCCGAATTGCCGCACTCGCTGTTCCATCGCCCGGCGCTGCCGCTGATCGACGGGCGCGGCCATATCTGGCGCCGCCATGCGAGCGATCCGGCGATGATGTGGGATTATACGTTCGGCCATCAGATCCTTGCGCCCTATGATTTCGCGCTTTCGGTGCAGGTCGCGGTGAAGGAATATGCCCCCGACGTCATCATCCTGCCCGGACCCGGCGACACGCTTGGCGGCGCGATCGCGCAATCGCTGATCGGCATTGGTTGGCAGGGTATTTCGAGCAAGGGCGATTTCGCGGCGCGGCAGGCGGCCGACCCGATCCTGCTGTCGATGGGCCGCGCCGAACAACGCGCGCGCGTGACCGGACAAGAATAAGGCCGGCAGAGGAGGGATTTCCTCGGCCGGCCGTTTGTTGCACGGGATCAGGTGGGGTTGATCCCATGCGAATGAACGGCAGCGCCCGTGGGGACCAACTCATGGGCGGTGCACCGTTCATTTCCCTTATAGGCGCTACGCGCGGCTTTCGGCCGGGTTCCACCGCGATCATACACCAAAACGGACCGAATCGATCGGTGCGGCGCGCGCGAACTCGGCGATGAACTGCAACCGCAGCAGTTCGGCGACATTTCCGGCGCCCGCCCGGCGCATGATGTTGGCGCGATGAACCTCGACCGTGCGCGGGCTGAGTTCCAGCTGCCGCGCAATCGCCTTGTTGCCAAGGCCCGCGGCGATGGCGTCCAAAATGTCGCGCTCGCGCGGGGTCAGTGCCGCCAGCCGCGTTTCGGCTTCGCGGTGCCGGTCGAGCACACCCTGCCGTGCGCGCCAGTCGGCCAGTGCCGCATCGATCGTGCGGCGGACGAGGCGCGGGTCGAGCGGCGCGGGTAACAGATCCTGCGCCCCGCCGCGCAGGATCGCACGCGATTCGGCGATACTCAGCTGTTCGGCGGCGACGAAGGCGGCGGTCCCGCCGCGCCCCGCGATATGGTCGAGCAGCGCCGCGCCATCGGTCGCGCCCGGCTGCCGCCAGTGAAAGAGCAGGATTGCGCAGGAATCGCTGCCTTCGGCCTCGATCCACGCATCGGCGCTGGCAAAGCTGCGGACGATGCGTTCGGATCCCGCCGCAAGCACGCGGAAACACGCCGCCCGCTCGGTCGGGTCGGGCAGGATCAAATGGATATGGCCCCCGTTTTCGGTCACCCGGCCATGCTGCCCGCGAAGCGCGTTCGCGGACAGCATGGACATATCGGCGGCGGCGCCATTTCGGAGGGCGGTCCGACCCCTCGCCCGCAAATCCGTCGGCGGCGGCGGATCGGTGAGCCGCCGCGCGCGCGTCAGTCGGCGGGGTTATGCTTTGCGAGGAAGGTTTCGATCGAGGTCAGCAAGGTCATGCGATCGGCCTGACGCGTGAAATAATGGTCGGCAAGCGGGACCGAGACGAACTCGACCGTCTTGCCGGCCTTCGTCATCGCCGCATACATGCGCGCCGACTGGCCATGATCGACCGTGACGTCCTTCTTGCCGTGGATCAGCAGCAGCGGGGCCTTGATCCGGGCGATCGCATTGATCGGCGACACGGCGGCAAAATCGGGAGTCATCCGCTGCCATTGGCCGCGATAGAGGCGCTCGCGCATCAACCCGCCGAAATCATTGACCTCGCGGCGCAAATTGGCGACGCCGTTGACCGAAATCGCGCAGCGATAGAGGTCGGGATCCTTGACGGTTCCCCACATCGCGGCATAGCCGCCGTACGAGCCGCCGACGATGCAGACGCGTTTCGGGTCGGCGATCCCCTCCTTCACCGCCCAATGCACGCCGTCGCTAACATCGTCCTGCATCGCGAAGCCGAGCTGCCCCTGGCCCGCCTTTTCGAACGCCGCGCCATAGCCGGTCGAGCCGCGAAAATTGGGCTGGAGCACCGCATAGCCGCGCTCGGCAAGGAACTGCGCCCAATAGTCATAGGTCAGTTCGTCATGCCCCCAAGGTCCGCCGTGGGGCATGACGATGAAGGGCAGGTTCTTGTCGCGCCGGCCGCGCGGCATCGTCAACACGCCCTCGATCTCCAGCCCGTCGCGCGCCTTGTACCGGACCATCCGCCCGCGCGACAGGCGCTTGCCGCCGATCGTGTCGTTCATCGCCGCGAGCTTGACGAGGTCGCCGGTCGCGGCATCGAAATAGAAGAGCAGGCCCGGATTGTCGGGGGTGCTGAAGCGGACGAGCATCTTGCTTTGATCGGCGCTGATACTCTCGATTCGCACGGCTGATTGCGGCGATGCCTCTTCGAGCGTCTTTTGATGCGCCGCCATCGCCGGATCGAGCCAGCGCAGCGGGGTGTCGCGGTCACTCGTCCGGACCCCGAGCAGCTTCGCCCCGTTCGACGCCATCAAAACGCTTTCGACATCGACGCCGTCGGCGGCATAGACTGTCCGCACGGGCTTGCCGGTCGGAATGTCGACTTCGACGACCGCCGACCGTCCGCCTTCGCTTTCGGTGATGACGAAACCATTGTTGCTGCCGGGCACGAAGTGGAAGGGCACCGTCAGTTCTTCTTCGTCGCCGAGCTTCGCGCTGTCGATGACGCGCAACGATCCCTCGCCGTTCGATCGGAACAACAGGGTCGATTGGGTGCTTGCATCGCGATAGCCGATGCCGAAGCGAACCTGGCCGAGATGATCGGCGCCCCAATCGAAGATGTTTGCACGCGGCCTTTCTGCGATCCGCTTGCGTCCGGTCGCCACATCGACGCGATAGACCGTCGGCCAGAAATCGGCCTGATTGCTATAGATCGAGTTTTGCGCGGCAATGAGGATTTCGGTCCCGCCGTCGGCCGGAATCCATAATATGTCGGACGCATTCTGCCCGCCGCTGTCCCACAGCAGCTTGGTGATCTTGCCCGTGCCGCGATGGATGCCGATCGCGCGCGAAATATACCAGCGATCGCCCTCGACGGGCATCAGCGCATATAGGCCGACGATGATATTGTCGTTTCCGACCCAGCGGATCCACGCGACCTGCGTCTGGTCGGGAACCGCGACGATGACGGGCTTCGACCGGTCGCCGCGCACGGGCATCATCAGGATACGCTGCTCGCCTCCGACCCCGAACAGCCCCGCGATATGCGTGCCGTCGGGCGACAGGTCGACATCTTCGACGAAAGGAAGCTCGGCAAAGGCGCTGGTCGGCAGCTGGGTAAAAGCCGGCGCGACGGGGGGCGATTTGGAATCCTCCGCGGCCAGCGCGCCCCAAGGCCCAAGCAGCGCCGCCGCTGCCAACAGACAGACACCCCACGGCGCGCGTGTCCTGCCCCGCTTCCGCTCGCTCCCAATCCGCAACGCATCCTCCCCCCGAAAGATCGACAGTATATCGTCGGCGGTTACTTTCCCCAAGTCGTTGAAAAAATCAAATATTACTGATCGCACGGCCCGCCGGTCGATTTCGGTTATTGGAACGGCCAGTATTTCCGTGGTGAAAGCTATCCGTCGCTTGTCGCTGTGGCCGGCTTTGCCGCGCGGCGGCGCGGCGCCGCCAGTTTAGATTAGATTCCATCTAGCCGCTGCCGCGCTTGGCGGATATTCAGAGCCAAGCTAATAGCCGGGGGTTCCATGAAAACATTGAAACTGTACCGCAGTCTAGATGGTGGAATCAGCCCGAACGACTGGTTTTGAGTGGCGCGGTTCCTGTTGCCCGTCCCCCACGCGATCGCCGTCGATTGATAGGATTGCGAGGGTCGCAAACGAATGTCCGGTTTTTCGATAAAGGATGAGGCCGCGCCTACCGGCTCCCCCGCCGATGCCGGCGTGGCTGCCGCGCCGGCATTGAGCCCGTCGCTCGCCTGCTTCGTGCTGCTGGCCAAATTTCTCGGCACGGCGGCGGACCCCAGCCAGATCATCCACGATCGGGGTCGCGGCGACGATCCATGGACGGTCGAGGACCTTGTGCGGCTGGCGAAGCGGCTCGCGCTGATCGCCCGGATCCGTACCGCGCCGATCGGCGACCTGCCCAAGCTTCCGCTCCCCGCGCTCGCCGAATGCCGCGACGGTAGCAGCGTCATCCTGCTCAAGATCGAGGACGCGAGCCTCACGCCGCGTTATCTTGTCCAGCGCGGCGATGCCGAGCGGCCTGAAATCTGGACCGCCGAAGCGGCCGCGCAGAATTTTTCGGGGCGGCTGCTGCTGCTGACCTCGCGTGAAGCGATGGCGGGCGAGAAGCGGCCCTTCGACATCGCTTGGTTCATTCCCGCGCTGGTAAAATATCGCAAACCGTTGCGCGACGTGCTGATCGGCTCCTTCTTCCTTCAGCTGATGGGGCTCGTCTCGCCGATCTTTTTCCAGCTCGTGATCGACAAGGTGCTCGTCCACCAATCCATGACGACGCTCGACGTGCTGGCCTTCGGTCTTACCGTTATCCTGCTGTTCGAAACGCTCATGTCGGGGCTGCGCAACTGGCTGTTCGCGCACACGACGAACCGCGTCGACAGCGAACTGTCGTCGAAGATGTTCCGCCACCTGCTCAACCTGCCGCTTGGTTATTTCGAGGCGCGGCGCGTCGGTGACAGCATCGCCCGCGTGCGCGAACTCGAAAGCATCCGTGAATTTCTGACATCGAATGCCGTTACGGTGGTGATCGACCTGTTTTTCACCATCGTCTTCTTTGCGGTAATGTTCGTCTATTCGCCGTTCCTGACGATGATCGTGCTGCTCTCGATCCCCTGCTATATCCTGATATCGGTCGTCATCTCGCCGCCGCTCCGCGCGCTGCTCGAAGAGAAATTCCGCCGTGGGGCGGAGAATCAGTCGTTCCTCGTCGAAAGCGTGACCGGCATCGGCACGCTGAAATCGATGGCGGTCGAACCGCAGATGCGCGACCGCTGGGAGAAGCTGTTTTCGGGCTACACCAACACCGGATTCGACGTCGCAAAGCTCGCCAATCTCGGCAGCCATCTGATCCAGGTCGTCTCGAAGCTGACGACGGTCGCGATCCTCTATTTCGGCGCGAAGGCGGTGATCGCGGGCGATCTGTCGGTGGGGTCGCTCGTCGCGTTCAACATGCTGTCGGGACGCGTCGCGGCGCCGGTGCTGCGCCTGTCGCAGCTGTGGCAGGATTTCCAGCAGGTGCGCATTTCGGTGGATCGCCTCGCCGATGTGCTCAACACGCCCGCCGAGCCCGAATATAATCCGAACCGCGCCAGCCTGCCGCCGATCGCGGGGCATGTGAGCTTCGACAAGGTGCGCTTTCGCTATCGTCCCGATGCGCCCGAGGCGCTGCGCGGGGTCAGCCTCGACATGGCGGCGGGCGAGATGATCGGCATCGTCGGCCCGTCGGGGTCGGGTAAGTCGACGCTGACCAAGCTCGTCCAGCGCCTCTATGTCCCCGAACAGGGCCGCGTGCTCGTCGATGGCGTCGACCTCGCGCTCGTCGATCCGCCGTGGCTACGCCGCCAGATCGGTGTCGTGCTCCAGGAAAATATCCTGTTCAACCGCACGGTGCGCGAGAATATTGCGCTCGGCGATCCGACGCTGCCGATGACCGCGGTGATCGCGGCGGCAGAGCTCGCGGGCGCCCATGAGTTCATCCTCGCGATGAACCACGGCTATGATACGGTCCTCGACGAACGCGGCGGCAATCTGTCGGGCGGCCAGCGCCAGCGTATCGCGATCGCGCGCGCGCTCGTGAACGATCCGCGCATCCTGATCCTCGACGAAGCGACCTCGGCGCTCGATGCCGAGAGCGAGGAGATCATCCAGACGAACCTTGCGAGCATCGCCAAGGGACGCACCGTGATCATCATCGCGCACCGGCTGTCGGCGGTCCGCCAGTGCGACCGCATCGTCACCGTCGAAGCCGGCGAAGTGACCGAGGAAGGAACGCATGAGGAGCTGCTGCGTGCGCGGGGCCGTTATGCCCAGCTTTATGCCAAGCAGATGGGAGTGACCCAGCCATGAGCCTTGGCGAACGTTTTGCGACCCGCTTTCCGGCGATCGCCCGGCATGTCGCGATTTTCAGGGCGAGTTGGCGGATGCAGGATGCGGCCGAGGCGAACGCGCGGCCGCGGACCGACCATGAATTCCTGCCCGCCGCGCTCGAGATCATGGAAAAGCCGCCGAGCCCGGGGTGGCGCTGGCTGATGCTGTCGCTCGCCGGCCTGTTCACGATCGGGCTCATCTGGTCGTTCGTCGGCAAGGTCGACGTCATCGCGACCGCGACCGGCAAGGTCGTGCCGTCGGGCAATGTGAAGGTGATCCAGCCGATCGAGATCGGCTATGTGCGCGCGATCCATGTGAAGAACGGCCAGCATGTGAACGCCGGTGACCTGCTCGTCGAGCTCGATCCGACGCTCGCCGGCGCCGACGCGGCACAGGCGTCGAGCAATCTGCTGACCTCGGAAGTGGTCGCGGCGCGCAACGCGGCCTTGCTCGGACATCTCGGCGGCGGCAAGGGGGCCTTTGCGGCGCCGGCGGGGACGAGCGCCGAAGTTGTCCGCACCCAGCAGCAATATGTCCGCAGCGCCATCGCCGAATATGAAGGCGAACGCGCCAGCCTCGTCCAGCAGCGCGCCGAACGCAGTGCCGAGCTCGCCGGATCGCTGGCCGAGATCGCCAAGCTCGAACGTACGCTGCCGCTCGTCGACCAGCAGCTCGCGGCACGGCAGGAACTGTCCGAGAAGGGCTATTTCTCGAAGATCCGTCTGCTCGAATATGAGCAGCTCAAGGTCGAGCATGAACAGAATATCGAGGTCCAGCGCGCGCAGGCGGCGCAGGCGCGCGCCGCAATCGGCAATATCGACGCGCAGCTGATGCGGCTGCGCGGCAGCTTCGGCAAGCTTGCGGTCGCCGAGCTGTCCGAAAGCCAGGAGAAATCGGGGCTGGCGCGCGAGGAAGTCACCAAATCGGCGCGGCGCGCGGCGTTCCAGCAACTCCGCGCGCCGGTGTCGGGCACGGTGCAGCAGCTGGTCCTCAATACGATCGGCGGGGTCGTCCAGCCCGCGCAGCCGCTGATGATTATCGTCCCCGACGATGCCGAGGCGGTCGTCGAGGCGCATATCCTCAACCGCGACATCGGCTTCATCCGCGAGGGGCAGGCGGTGCGCGTCAAGCTCGAGGCGTTCCCGTTCACCGATTACGGGATCGTCCCCGGCACCGTCGAGAGCATCAGCCGCGATGCGATCGACATGCCCGCGCAGGGCGGCGAGGCGAAGGGCGAACGGCCGAGCGGCCCGCCGCCACCGCAGGGCCTCGTCTATTCGGCGCGCATCCGGCTCGCGCAGCGGACGATCCGCGTCGGGAGCCGCGACCAGCGCATCGGTCCGGGGCTCGCGGTACAGGCGGAGATCAAGACGGGCGAGCGGCGGATCATCCAGTATCTGCTGTCGCCGATCGCGCAAATGGCCGACGAAGCGGGGCGCGAGCGCTAGCCCGCCTGCTGGTGACCCCTACGGGAATCGAACCCGTGTTTCAGCCGTGAGAGGGCCGCGTCCTGACCGCTAGACGAAGGGGCCGTGTGGGTCGGAAATTTGCGGAAAAGGGAGCCGACCGCTCCCGGAACCGATGGTGACCCCTACGGGACTCGAACCCGTGTTTTCGCCGTGAAAGGGCGACGTCCTAGACCGCTAGACGAAGGGGCCGTCTGATCGGTGAAGCGGCGCCTTAGACGGGCCTTCCGGAACGGTCAAGCGGACCTGCGCAAAAATATTGCGCCGCGGCGGATCGGCCAACTGCTAATCGGCCCAGGCGGCATCCTCCAAATGGAGTTCGGCGGCCGGCCGGCTGCCCCAATCGTCGCGTTTTGCACGGCCCGCGAGCCATAATTTACGCCCGCGCGCGTGCAGCAGCGCCTGTCCCAATTCGCTCTCGGCGCTGCGAAACGCGACCGCCTTGAACCGTGCGCCGTCGTCGCCCGACACGATCAGGCGGACATGGTCGGTGCCGACGATCCCCGATTCGACGATCCGCACCGGGCCGGTCGCAACGCGCGGTGCGGGCCAGCCGGCGCCATAGGGGCCCGCGCTCTCGATCGCGTCGCACCAGAGCGGGTTGATACCGCGCGGCGCGAGCACCGCGTCGATCAGCAGCGACTTGTCGCCGCTTGCGCGCTCGACATCGGTGGCGAGCCGGTCGTTGAGGTACGCGCCGAGCGCGTCGACCTTGTCGGCGGCAACGGTGAGGC
Coding sequences within it:
- a CDS encoding ACP S-malonyltransferase, translating into MSARKTALVVAPGRGTYGKGELGSIARLHGARFGDLIANFDAQRRERGQPTVSELDGADRFSVATHMRGDVAAPLIYAATALDFLSIDRDAYDIVAVAGNSMGWYSALALGGAVSVEDGFRISNAMGLNSQTHGPGGQILLQVVDEDWRAVPGLRESLLALVADIGSRPGHALALSIDLAGMLVLAGNEEGLAALLAEAPPTPGRDPLRLAGHGPFHTPLMFGSSDKAMAELPHSLFHRPALPLIDGRGHIWRRHASDPAMMWDYTFGHQILAPYDFALSVQVAVKEYAPDVIILPGPGDTLGGAIAQSLIGIGWQGISSKGDFAARQAADPILLSMGRAEQRARVTGQE
- a CDS encoding response regulator transcription factor yields the protein MSMLSANALRGQHGRVTENGGHIHLILPDPTERAACFRVLAAGSERIVRSFASADAWIEAEGSDSCAILLFHWRQPGATDGAALLDHIAGRGGTAAFVAAEQLSIAESRAILRGGAQDLLPAPLDPRLVRRTIDAALADWRARQGVLDRHREAETRLAALTPRERDILDAIAAGLGNKAIARQLELSPRTVEVHRANIMRRAGAGNVAELLRLQFIAEFARAAPIDSVRFGV
- a CDS encoding alpha/beta hydrolase family protein, which translates into the protein MAAAALLGPWGALAAEDSKSPPVAPAFTQLPTSAFAELPFVEDVDLSPDGTHIAGLFGVGGEQRILMMPVRGDRSKPVIVAVPDQTQVAWIRWVGNDNIIVGLYALMPVEGDRWYISRAIGIHRGTGKITKLLWDSGGQNASDILWIPADGGTEILIAAQNSIYSNQADFWPTVYRVDVATGRKRIAERPRANIFDWGADHLGQVRFGIGYRDASTQSTLLFRSNGEGSLRVIDSAKLGDEEELTVPFHFVPGSNNGFVITESEGGRSAVVEVDIPTGKPVRTVYAADGVDVESVLMASNGAKLLGVRTSDRDTPLRWLDPAMAAHQKTLEEASPQSAVRIESISADQSKMLVRFSTPDNPGLLFYFDAATGDLVKLAAMNDTIGGKRLSRGRMVRYKARDGLEIEGVLTMPRGRRDKNLPFIVMPHGGPWGHDELTYDYWAQFLAERGYAVLQPNFRGSTGYGAAFEKAGQGQLGFAMQDDVSDGVHWAVKEGIADPKRVCIVGGSYGGYAAMWGTVKDPDLYRCAISVNGVANLRREVNDFGGLMRERLYRGQWQRMTPDFAAVSPINAIARIKAPLLLIHGKKDVTVDHGQSARMYAAMTKAGKTVEFVSVPLADHYFTRQADRMTLLTSIETFLAKHNPAD
- a CDS encoding type I secretion system permease/ATPase, giving the protein MSGFSIKDEAAPTGSPADAGVAAAPALSPSLACFVLLAKFLGTAADPSQIIHDRGRGDDPWTVEDLVRLAKRLALIARIRTAPIGDLPKLPLPALAECRDGSSVILLKIEDASLTPRYLVQRGDAERPEIWTAEAAAQNFSGRLLLLTSREAMAGEKRPFDIAWFIPALVKYRKPLRDVLIGSFFLQLMGLVSPIFFQLVIDKVLVHQSMTTLDVLAFGLTVILLFETLMSGLRNWLFAHTTNRVDSELSSKMFRHLLNLPLGYFEARRVGDSIARVRELESIREFLTSNAVTVVIDLFFTIVFFAVMFVYSPFLTMIVLLSIPCYILISVVISPPLRALLEEKFRRGAENQSFLVESVTGIGTLKSMAVEPQMRDRWEKLFSGYTNTGFDVAKLANLGSHLIQVVSKLTTVAILYFGAKAVIAGDLSVGSLVAFNMLSGRVAAPVLRLSQLWQDFQQVRISVDRLADVLNTPAEPEYNPNRASLPPIAGHVSFDKVRFRYRPDAPEALRGVSLDMAAGEMIGIVGPSGSGKSTLTKLVQRLYVPEQGRVLVDGVDLALVDPPWLRRQIGVVLQENILFNRTVRENIALGDPTLPMTAVIAAAELAGAHEFILAMNHGYDTVLDERGGNLSGGQRQRIAIARALVNDPRILILDEATSALDAESEEIIQTNLASIAKGRTVIIIAHRLSAVRQCDRIVTVEAGEVTEEGTHEELLRARGRYAQLYAKQMGVTQP
- a CDS encoding HlyD family type I secretion periplasmic adaptor subunit, with translation MSLGERFATRFPAIARHVAIFRASWRMQDAAEANARPRTDHEFLPAALEIMEKPPSPGWRWLMLSLAGLFTIGLIWSFVGKVDVIATATGKVVPSGNVKVIQPIEIGYVRAIHVKNGQHVNAGDLLVELDPTLAGADAAQASSNLLTSEVVAARNAALLGHLGGGKGAFAAPAGTSAEVVRTQQQYVRSAIAEYEGERASLVQQRAERSAELAGSLAEIAKLERTLPLVDQQLAARQELSEKGYFSKIRLLEYEQLKVEHEQNIEVQRAQAAQARAAIGNIDAQLMRLRGSFGKLAVAELSESQEKSGLAREEVTKSARRAAFQQLRAPVSGTVQQLVLNTIGGVVQPAQPLMIIVPDDAEAVVEAHILNRDIGFIREGQAVRVKLEAFPFTDYGIVPGTVESISRDAIDMPAQGGEAKGERPSGPPPPQGLVYSARIRLAQRTIRVGSRDQRIGPGLAVQAEIKTGERRIIQYLLSPIAQMADEAGRER